One window of Scheffersomyces stipitis CBS 6054 chromosome 1, whole genome shotgun sequence genomic DNA carries:
- the NHP6 gene encoding Nonhistone chromosomal protein 6A yields the protein APTEKRKATRKKKDPDAPKRSLSAYMFFANENRDIVRAENPGISFGQVGKLLGEKWKALTGEEKGPYENKAEADKKRYEKEKAEY from the coding sequence GCACCAACcgaaaagagaaaagcTACCAGAAAAAAGAAGGACCCAGATGCTCCTAAGAGATCTTTGTCTGCCTACATGTTCTTCGCCAACGAGAACAGAGACATTGTCAGAGCCGAGAACCCAGGTATCTCCTTCGGACAAGTCGGTAAGCTTTTGGGTGAAAAGTGGAAGGCTCTTActggtgaagaaaagggACCTTACGAAAACAAGGCCGAAGCTGACAAGAAGAGATACGAGAAGGAAAAGGCTGAGTAC